A region from the Leeia speluncae genome encodes:
- a CDS encoding MarR family winged helix-turn-helix transcriptional regulator produces MANEDLLKLDSQLCFRLYAASRALIRSYQPILSELELTYPQYLVMLVLWEKDDLTVKQIGERLALDSGTLTPLLKRLEQSGYVIRQRRAENEREVRILLTSSGRSIKEQAKDVPYQIMTTLDLPAHDLIQLKELLDKLLKNQCSAPFSNDCSPE; encoded by the coding sequence ATGGCGAATGAAGACTTGTTAAAACTCGATTCACAGCTCTGCTTTCGCTTGTATGCTGCATCTCGCGCATTAATTCGTAGTTACCAACCAATTCTCAGCGAACTAGAACTCACCTACCCTCAGTATTTGGTAATGCTTGTTCTTTGGGAAAAAGATGATCTAACCGTAAAGCAAATTGGTGAACGCCTAGCCTTAGATTCCGGCACACTTACCCCACTGTTAAAGCGTCTTGAGCAAAGCGGCTATGTTATCCGCCAGCGCCGTGCAGAAAATGAACGTGAAGTACGCATCTTACTCACCAGCAGCGGCCGTTCGATTAAAGAACAAGCGAAAGATGTTCCATACCAGATCATGACCACGCTAGATTTACCTGCTCACGATCTAATCCAGTTAAAAGAGCTACTAGATAAACTGCTGAAAAATCAATGCTCTGCCCCGTTTTCAAACGATTGTTCTCCGGAATAA
- a CDS encoding organic hydroperoxide resistance protein, whose amino-acid sequence MSIQTLYTASVTATGGREGRVISDDGKLDLKLALPKGLGGPGGDATNPEQLFAGGYAACFESAIRFVARERGIKLESAFVTAIVGVGPRAAGGFGLTVALKVSLPDFDKSVATELATYAHEVVCPYSHATRGNLDVTIEII is encoded by the coding sequence ATGAGCATTCAAACACTCTATACAGCCAGTGTCACCGCAACCGGTGGACGTGAAGGACGAGTTATTTCTGATGATGGCAAATTAGATCTTAAACTTGCACTACCTAAAGGTTTAGGCGGCCCTGGCGGCGATGCCACCAATCCAGAACAATTATTTGCAGGTGGCTATGCAGCATGCTTCGAATCTGCCATTCGTTTTGTGGCAAGAGAACGCGGCATTAAATTAGAAAGCGCCTTTGTAACTGCCATCGTTGGTGTTGGTCCTCGCGCAGCAGGTGGTTTTGGCCTGACAGTCGCTTTAAAAGTTTCTTTACCCGATTTTGACAAATCAGTTGCAACAGAGTTAGCTACTTATGCGCATGAAGTCGTTTGTCCATACTCTCATGCAACCAGAGGCAATTTAGACGTCACAATTGAAATTATCTAA
- a CDS encoding efflux RND transporter permease subunit, producing the protein MSGFNLSAIALKNRTLVLYFMLVCMLAGFLTFGKLGQKEDPEFTFRIMIMRTIWPGATPDEMQNQVLDKIERKLQETPYIKYVRSFAKPGESLSFIELRGDTPPKAVADVWYKVRRNIGDIRYTLPSGVQGPFFNDEFGDTFGSIYAFTGKGYTIEELRKFADRARQEILSVPSVKKVELIGIQPETIYVDLDSSKIATLGIDPQVIANVLNQQNSVQSAGFIESGMDHLNLRVTGSLTSVESVANSPITANGKTIRLSDIAKVHRGYQNPKTYGFQFEGQPGIALAVAMTEGGDVIKLGQSLKTTVDQLSAQLPLGVEIHQVSNQPLVVKNAVDEFLKSLAEAVAIVLIVSFISLGMREGIVVALSIPLVLAMTFIGMYIFNIDLQRISLGALIIALGLLVDDAIIAVEMMASKLEQGYDKIAAATYAYTATAFPMLTGTLITVAGFLPVGLAKSAAGEYTFSIFAVVGLALVISWLVAVIFTPYIGFKLLPESKKAHHADVYQKPFYQRFRKLLAWCLTYRKTVMLITLAAFVLSIAGFKYVPKQFFPSSNRLEVMVDLWLPEGSSQLATETQASQLQAQLKNNPHIENITAYIGQGSPRFYLPLNQELFSANYAQLMIMTKSLADREALLQQLNHLFETRMPSVRARAIRLENGPPVGYPVQFRVIGPDQQKVRRFAFQMADIMRANPNTRHVNLDINGQAKVIQVKVDQDKARAIGASTSEISRVLNLMLSGEALAQYREGDQSIAITARLNPAEVKDPATLENMPITTLSGKTVPLSQVATVSLGFEDGTIWRRNRMPEITVRADIADGLQAPDVSDEIEPKLRALEKTFPTGYRIELGGSKESSGESQDSIAAVMPLMLFVVVTLLMLQLRSFSRTFLVLLTAPLGLIGVTLVLLVFQQPFGFVANLGVIALAGMIMRNSVILVDQIEQDIKDGSTPWQAIIESTVRRFRPIMLTALAAILAMIPLTRSIFWGPMAFAIMGGLLVATVLTLLFLPALYAAWFRVKKPA; encoded by the coding sequence ATGAGCGGCTTTAACCTTTCTGCCATTGCCTTAAAAAATAGAACCCTTGTTCTTTATTTTATGCTGGTTTGCATGCTGGCCGGTTTTTTAACCTTCGGCAAACTAGGCCAAAAAGAAGATCCCGAATTTACCTTCCGAATCATGATTATGCGTACCATTTGGCCAGGTGCAACGCCAGATGAGATGCAAAACCAAGTCTTAGACAAAATCGAACGTAAGCTTCAAGAAACCCCATACATCAAATATGTGCGTTCATTTGCAAAGCCGGGTGAAAGCTTGTCTTTCATCGAGCTTCGTGGAGATACCCCACCCAAAGCAGTGGCCGATGTTTGGTACAAAGTTAGACGTAATATTGGAGACATTCGCTACACGCTGCCTAGTGGTGTACAAGGCCCATTTTTTAATGATGAATTTGGCGATACATTCGGCTCTATTTATGCTTTTACTGGCAAAGGTTACACCATTGAAGAGCTGCGCAAATTTGCCGATCGTGCAAGGCAAGAAATCCTTAGCGTGCCATCCGTAAAAAAAGTAGAACTCATTGGTATCCAGCCAGAAACCATTTATGTTGATCTAGATAGCAGCAAAATTGCCACGCTCGGGATTGATCCGCAAGTGATTGCGAACGTGCTCAACCAGCAAAATAGTGTGCAATCGGCTGGGTTTATCGAATCGGGGATGGATCATCTGAATTTGCGAGTAACAGGTAGCCTTACCAGCGTTGAAAGCGTTGCCAATAGCCCCATTACAGCCAATGGAAAAACCATTCGCTTAAGCGATATTGCAAAAGTTCATCGTGGTTATCAAAACCCAAAAACGTATGGTTTCCAATTTGAAGGCCAACCAGGCATTGCACTGGCAGTCGCGATGACAGAAGGTGGTGACGTAATTAAGCTGGGCCAATCACTCAAAACCACGGTAGATCAGCTATCTGCACAACTACCTTTGGGCGTAGAAATTCACCAAGTTTCCAATCAGCCATTAGTAGTTAAAAACGCGGTAGATGAATTTCTAAAGTCACTAGCCGAAGCCGTTGCTATTGTGCTGATTGTTAGTTTTATATCTCTCGGAATGCGCGAAGGGATTGTAGTTGCGCTGTCTATTCCACTGGTATTGGCAATGACCTTTATCGGGATGTACATCTTCAATATCGATCTACAACGTATCTCATTAGGGGCGCTTATTATTGCGCTAGGTCTGCTGGTAGACGATGCAATTATCGCTGTCGAAATGATGGCATCGAAGCTAGAACAAGGTTACGACAAAATTGCTGCAGCAACCTATGCCTATACGGCGACGGCATTCCCAATGCTAACAGGTACGCTGATTACCGTAGCAGGCTTCCTACCGGTCGGCTTAGCCAAATCCGCAGCGGGCGAATATACCTTTAGTATCTTTGCTGTGGTTGGTTTAGCACTGGTGATTTCTTGGTTGGTCGCCGTCATTTTCACACCTTACATTGGGTTTAAGCTCTTACCAGAAAGCAAAAAAGCGCATCATGCCGATGTATATCAAAAACCGTTTTATCAACGTTTCAGAAAACTGCTGGCATGGTGCTTAACGTACCGTAAAACCGTGATGCTAATTACGTTAGCGGCATTTGTACTGAGTATTGCGGGCTTTAAATATGTGCCAAAGCAATTCTTCCCGAGTTCCAACCGTCTAGAGGTGATGGTAGATCTTTGGTTACCGGAGGGTAGCTCTCAGCTGGCAACTGAAACACAAGCTAGCCAGTTGCAAGCACAGCTAAAAAATAATCCGCACATCGAAAATATCACCGCCTACATTGGTCAAGGCAGCCCACGCTTCTATTTGCCACTAAACCAAGAACTCTTTAGTGCAAACTACGCACAACTAATGATCATGACCAAATCATTAGCAGATAGAGAGGCACTGCTACAGCAACTGAATCATCTATTTGAAACACGGATGCCATCTGTTCGAGCACGTGCAATTCGTCTAGAAAACGGGCCACCGGTTGGGTATCCCGTCCAATTTAGAGTGATTGGCCCAGACCAACAAAAAGTACGCCGTTTTGCCTTCCAGATGGCCGACATCATGCGGGCGAATCCAAACACCCGCCATGTGAATTTGGATATTAACGGCCAGGCAAAAGTCATTCAGGTCAAGGTAGATCAAGACAAAGCACGCGCCATTGGGGCATCGACATCCGAAATTAGCCGCGTCTTAAACTTGATGCTTTCAGGGGAAGCCTTAGCGCAATATCGTGAAGGAGATCAAAGCATTGCGATTACCGCAAGGCTAAACCCAGCAGAAGTAAAAGACCCTGCCACGCTAGAAAATATGCCGATCACCACCCTATCGGGCAAAACCGTGCCCTTATCGCAAGTCGCAACGGTGAGCTTAGGGTTTGAGGATGGCACAATCTGGCGCCGAAACCGCATGCCAGAGATTACCGTCAGAGCAGATATTGCAGATGGTCTGCAAGCACCAGATGTGTCTGACGAAATAGAGCCAAAACTACGTGCGTTAGAAAAGACCTTCCCAACGGGTTATCGGATAGAGCTTGGCGGTAGTAAAGAAAGTAGTGGCGAATCACAAGATTCGATTGCAGCCGTCATGCCGCTGATGCTGTTTGTTGTCGTCACGCTGCTCATGCTGCAATTAAGAAGCTTCTCTAGAACCTTCTTGGTGCTTCTCACTGCCCCATTAGGCTTAATTGGCGTTACCTTGGTATTGCTTGTCTTCCAACAACCATTTGGTTTTGTCGCCAACTTAGGTGTGATTGCCCTCGCGGGGATGATTATGCGTAATTCAGTGATATTGGTAGATCAGATCGAACAAGATATCAAAGATGGTAGCACCCCGTGGCAAGCCATTATTGAATCGACTGTTAGGCGATTTAGGCCAATCATGCTAACTGCACTTGCCGCCATCTTAGCAATGATTCCGCTGACTAGAAGTATCTTTTGGGGGCCAATGGCATTTGCCATCATGGGCGGCTTGCTAGTTGCCACCGTGCTTACCCTACTCTTCTTACCCGCACTTTATGCGGCTTGGTTTAGAGTAAAAAAACCCGCTTAA
- a CDS encoding efflux RND transporter periplasmic adaptor subunit codes for MTIKPKQFPLLLSLMGTTLLLAGCNEEKKADVWQEIRQVKLFTVPSISQANTIVLPGEVHANIDTPLAFRVAGKVIQKKTVLGQTVKKGQLLAELDASDYLAGYQAASAQVSAANAERQQNSKDLARYKSLLDKGFISPAEYERRKTLLATSNAQLDQTIANAKTSQNQTSYTQLRAEQDGVISDWQLEVGQVISAGQVIGKLATTQETALWVNVPETRLQDFQSAKTYDVKINALGNARSAATLTELSPQADATTRTFAAKLKLPASLKAVAGMSGDVSVALSNSTSALQIPLTAVFNNGASGNGVWVYQPKKGNVHFVKVKVGKIEQDQIVIESGLQTGQQIIAAGANLIHEGQSVKPAEGI; via the coding sequence ATGACAATCAAGCCAAAACAATTTCCCCTACTGCTGTCACTGATGGGAACCACCCTTTTATTAGCAGGTTGTAATGAAGAAAAAAAAGCAGATGTATGGCAGGAAATTCGGCAAGTGAAACTATTCACCGTACCATCGATTTCCCAAGCGAACACGATTGTTCTACCCGGTGAAGTTCATGCCAATATCGATACGCCACTTGCGTTCCGTGTGGCGGGTAAAGTCATTCAGAAAAAAACCGTGCTTGGGCAAACGGTTAAAAAAGGCCAATTGTTAGCCGAACTTGATGCGAGCGATTATTTGGCAGGTTACCAAGCTGCTTCAGCACAAGTGAGTGCCGCTAATGCAGAGCGCCAACAAAACAGCAAAGACCTAGCAAGATACAAAAGCCTGTTAGACAAAGGGTTTATTAGCCCTGCCGAATACGAAAGACGTAAAACACTACTCGCTACCAGCAATGCGCAATTAGACCAGACTATCGCTAATGCGAAAACCAGCCAAAACCAAACTAGCTATACACAACTAAGAGCAGAACAAGATGGTGTGATTAGCGATTGGCAGTTAGAAGTGGGGCAAGTGATCTCTGCAGGGCAAGTCATCGGTAAACTCGCGACGACTCAAGAAACCGCACTCTGGGTCAATGTGCCAGAAACCAGATTACAAGATTTCCAATCTGCCAAAACTTACGATGTAAAAATCAATGCATTGGGCAATGCAAGATCAGCAGCCACCTTAACTGAACTCTCACCACAGGCGGATGCGACCACCCGCACTTTTGCCGCCAAACTCAAGCTACCTGCCTCTCTAAAAGCGGTTGCGGGAATGTCGGGTGATGTATCGGTTGCGCTCAGTAATTCGACTTCTGCCTTACAAATCCCACTAACAGCCGTGTTTAACAATGGCGCTAGTGGCAATGGGGTTTGGGTATATCAGCCGAAAAAAGGCAATGTTCACTTTGTGAAAGTGAAAGTCGGCAAAATCGAACAAGATCAAATCGTGATTGAGAGTGGTTTACAGACAGGTCAGCAAATTATTGCAGCTGGCGCCAACCTGATACACGAAGGACAGTCTGTTAAACCGGCTGAAGGTATCTAA
- a CDS encoding DUF2062 domain-containing protein, whose translation MPRKYLSRWLLPTRKWLIHNRWLKPIAPLITARALWRLAPHSVGGGVFVGAFAGLIPGPFQVISAILFALIFRVNLPVSVAFTFYSNPITIVPLYLLALKIGTTFLPSSLSTVPDFPALTNWHILTWCEEVLSWFGHLGWPFVVGLLVLAATIGTVGYFLVQLIWRVDVSRRLKKRRNRQTEELQVREEF comes from the coding sequence ATGCCAAGGAAGTACCTATCACGTTGGTTGTTACCCACCCGGAAATGGTTAATCCATAACCGTTGGCTAAAACCAATTGCCCCTTTAATTACCGCCAGAGCACTGTGGCGACTAGCACCGCATAGCGTCGGTGGGGGGGTGTTTGTTGGTGCTTTTGCTGGCCTTATTCCTGGCCCCTTCCAAGTCATTAGCGCGATTCTATTTGCCCTTATTTTCCGGGTGAATTTACCGGTTTCAGTTGCGTTTACCTTTTACAGCAATCCAATCACGATTGTGCCGCTTTACTTGTTGGCGCTAAAAATTGGTACCACGTTTTTACCTTCTTCTTTATCTACTGTGCCAGATTTCCCTGCCCTCACCAATTGGCATATACTGACATGGTGTGAGGAGGTTTTATCTTGGTTTGGGCATTTAGGCTGGCCATTTGTCGTTGGTTTATTGGTGCTAGCCGCCACCATTGGCACCGTAGGTTACTTCTTAGTACAACTCATTTGGCGGGTAGATGTCAGCAGAAGGCTAAAGAAAAGACG
- a CDS encoding TetR/AcrR family transcriptional regulator, producing the protein MTKDTLANLCPSKWVRRKDARPSELMAAALELFSEKGFAGTRMEDIALRAGVTKGTTYRYFANKEALFCELIKNDIEPRLQEVKSLFESAPNLPVLAILSQIAHHWRITVLETKSSAIMKLMMAEGGNFPEVANYYVTHVIEPINEYLCSLVTLGIERKEIRPIDPVEVTHLLVSPMVYSVVKKHCFSESAPIDYKSFINTMLDVLTAGLAMPANATDA; encoded by the coding sequence ATGACAAAAGATACCCTCGCCAACCTATGCCCTAGCAAATGGGTTCGTCGCAAAGATGCGCGCCCGTCTGAACTAATGGCAGCGGCACTAGAACTGTTCTCTGAAAAAGGCTTTGCAGGGACAAGGATGGAGGACATTGCACTAAGGGCGGGTGTCACCAAAGGCACAACCTACCGCTACTTTGCCAATAAAGAAGCGCTCTTTTGTGAACTGATCAAAAACGATATAGAACCGCGCCTACAAGAAGTAAAAAGCTTATTTGAAAGTGCGCCAAACCTTCCGGTTTTGGCCATTTTGTCTCAGATTGCCCATCACTGGCGGATTACCGTACTAGAAACAAAGAGCTCGGCCATCATGAAATTAATGATGGCCGAAGGGGGAAATTTCCCAGAGGTGGCCAATTATTACGTCACCCACGTGATCGAACCAATAAACGAGTATCTCTGCTCATTAGTCACGCTAGGAATCGAAAGAAAAGAAATTCGCCCGATTGATCCAGTTGAAGTCACTCATTTATTGGTTTCTCCGATGGTGTATTCCGTGGTGAAAAAACACTGCTTTTCAGAATCAGCCCCGATTGATTACAAATCCTTCATTAATACGATGCTAGATGTCTTAACAGCCGGTCTAGCCATGCCTGCCAACGCCACGGACGCCTAA